Genomic DNA from Candidatus Methylomirabilota bacterium:
ATACAGGTCACCACCGAGGCCGATTCGCCCGGCGTGTTGATGAGGACCGACGTGATGGTGCCGCCGTACTGGGAGCCGTAGTAAATCGCGGCCAGCATGATGATGGCCGAGGTCGGCGACATCCCGAAGGTGAGCGGCAGCAGTAACGCCACGCCCGAGACCGGGCCGATGCCGGGCAGGGCGCCGATCAGCGTGCCGACGACCACGCCGGCGAGCGCCATGAACAGGTTGAACGGCGTGAGCGCGATGGAGAAGCCCAGCAGGAGATTGTCCAGGACGCCCACGCCCGTTCCTCAGTAGCCCAGGAGGCTGACGGGGAACGGCACCTGGAGCCAGTAGGTGAAGACGAGGTAGTTCAGGACAGCGATGCCGACGGCGATCCCGAGGGTCTGACCCCACGGGTATCTCTCCAGAAACCTGAGGATGCCGATCAGGAAGAGGGCGGTGCCGAGTATCATCCCGACCACGTTCAGGAGCGCGGTGAAGAGGCCGGTGGCCGCGAAGACGACGAGGAGCCGCACGAGGCCCTTCCCCCAGGGAAGCCAGGCGCGGCCGGCCTCGGCGCTCCGGGTCGCGCCGACGAAGAGCAGCATGGCCAGGACCGCCATGGCGATGCCCAGCCACACCGGCAGGAAGCCGGGCCCGGGACCTATCTCGCTCCGGTACGGGTACCACCGGAGGGCAGCCCCCGCATACCCGACGGCGAAGACGAGGAGCCCGAGACCGGCGACCTGATCCGCCCGCCTCACGGCTTCTTGATGGCTCCCAGATCGGTCAGCGCCTTCTCGTACTTCGCGCGGAGACTGTCGAGGTACTCGTTGGCCTCCTCGCCGACCCACGTCACCGGGGTCAGCAGGTTCCGCTTGATGTAGAGCTCCTGCCACTTCTTGGTCTCGGTCACCTTGCGGAGCGTGTTCTGCCACCACTTCACCGCCTCGTCGCCCATGTTGGCGGGCCCCACCACGCCGCGGTACTGCTCCCAGAGGAAGTCGTAGCCCTTCTCCTTGAAGGTCGGGATGTCGGGGGCGTCCTTCATCCGCTGCTTGGCGGCGACGGCCAAGTTCTTCGCCTTCTTGGCCTCGACCTGGGCGATGATCTCGTTCGGGTTTTCCACCGCCGCGTCGACGTGGCCGCCCATGAGGGCCGTCGTCACCTCGCCGCCCGAGTTGAACGGCACGTACTTGACCTTGATGCCGGCGGCCTTCTCGAGGAGGTAGGTGAAGATGTGGTCTTCCGAGTTGGTGGCGGTGCCGCCGACCGTGAGTTGGCCCGGCCGCTCCTTGGCGGCCTTCACGAATTCCTCGATCGTCTGGTACTTCGACTCCGAGCGGACCGAGAGCATCAGCTCGTCGATCGCCACGATCATCAGGATCGTCATGGCGTCCCGGTGGTCGCCGGGCAGTCGTCCCTCGATCTTGCCGCTCACGACCGTCGGGGTGGCGCCGGCCACGACGTACGGGTTCCCCTTCTTGCCGATCAAGTAGCTGTAGCCGACGGCGCCGCTCCCGCCGGGCTTGTTGATGACGTTCATCGGCACCGGCGAGAGCTTGTTCTCGTCGATGATGCCGGTGACCATCCGCATGAGGTTGTCGGTGCCGCCGCCCGGCGCGTAGGGCACCACGACTTCGATCGGGCGGACCGGGTACTTCCCCTGGCCGACGGCCGGACCGGCCGCCGCCGACATGAGCGCCAGGATCGCGAGGATCATGGCCACGATGCTGTTCGCGCGCTTCATCGCGTCTCCTTTCTATGTCGGGAGGGGGCCTCCTCGGCCCCTCCCAGCCCCGGTTCGGAATAGCGAGGAGCGACGCCGCGCTCCACGGCGGGGCGGGCGGACGGCTCGACCGTAGCGGCGCTCGGACCGCGGTCCGGCACCGTGGTCGGCAACGTCGAGCGTGTTCCCGGCACGAGCGGCCGGCGAGCGCGGACAGGGCGCCCGCGGCCGCTCACTTGCCGGTCCAGCGGGGCTTGCGCTTCTCGAGAAAGGCGCGCACTCCCTCCCGGAAGTCGGCGCTCGTGTAGGTCAGCGCGATGAGGTCCTCGCCGCCGCTCGCCCGGCGCTGGGCCTGGATGCGCCGGATGGCCTCCTTGGTCACCCGGAGGGTGATGGGCGCGTGCTCGGCGATCTGGGTGGCGAGCGCGGCGACCCGCGCCTCGATCGTTTCAGGGGACACGATCTCGTGGACGAACCCGGCGCCCCGGGCCTCCTCCGCCGAGACGAGGCGGGCGGTGAAGACCAGTTCCTTGAGACGCGACGGGCCGAAGAGGTCGAGGAAGGTCGAGTAGGCTTCCATGGACAGACAGTTCCCGAGGGTCCGCGCGATCGGGACGCCGAAGCGCGCCTCGGGCGTGGCGATCCGGAGGTCACAGGCGGCGGCGATCCGGAATCCGCCGCCCACCGCGTAACCCTGGATCTGGGCGATGACCGGCTTCGTGACGCGCTCCAGCCGCTCGATGCGGCGGTCGCCGTCCCGCTCGTATTCGATCCCGGCCTCGGCCGTCTCGAAGACCTTGAACTGGCTGATGTCGGTGCCTGCCACGAACGCCTTGCCGCCTGCTCCCCGGAGGACGAGCACGCGGATGGAATCGTCGGCGTCGACCTCCTCGCATGCCTGGTCGAGCCGCTCGTACATTGCCCAGGTCAGGGCGTTCCGCGCCTCCGGCCGGTTGAAGGTGAGGGTGAGAACCGGGCCGTCGCGCGTGAGCAGGACCTCGTCGCTGGCCACGACAATCCCTTCTTCGCTTCGGGTTCTGGCGCTGGGAGCGTGATGCCGTGCAGGCGCCGTCGGCAAGCACGAACTGCCACCGAGAATATCAGAACGGGCGGCCGGCTGGGAAGCCGGGGTCCCCGCGAAGTCCCGCACCACCCCCCTGCGGAGCGCCGGCACGGGCTGTGCCACCGAGCTCACTCCGTCCCGGCCGCGCGCCAGCGGTGCCGCGCGATCTCGAGCCAGGCCCGCAGGGTCTCCGCCACGCTCCACGCCTGGGCGATGCAGCCTCGCGGCGCGAAGGGCGGCTCGCCGTCGAAGATCTCGCCCAGGCTCCCGACCCCGTAGTCCGCCAGGTGGTGCGCCATCGGCTGGAGGAAGCCGACCGCCCGCTCCGGGTCTCCATGGACCCGAAGGTGCGCCAGGGCGAAGGGGCCCAGGAGCCAGCCCCAGACCGGTCCCTGATGGTAGGCGCCGTCCCGCTCGAGCACACCCCCCTCGTAGCGCGGGCGGTACCGGGGATGGCCGGGCGCCAGGCTGCGGAGCCCGAAGGAAGCCAGGAGGTCGCGGGCGCAGGCCTCGACCACCCGGCGCTGGCGCTCCGGCTCGAGCGGGCTCTCCGGGAGCGAGACCGCGAAGATCTGGTTGGGGCGCAGGCTGTCGTCGTGCCCCTCCGGGCCGTCGATGACGTCATAGCAGTAGCCGGCGGCCTCGTTCCAGAAGCGGGCGAAGCCCGCGCCCGCGCGGTCGGCCAGCGCGTCCCACGGCGCCGCGTCCCGGTCGAGCCGCCGGGCGAAGGCCGCCATCGCGCGGAGGGCGTTGTACCAGAGGGCGTTGATCTCGACCGGCTTGCCGATGCGTGGCGTCACCACCCAGTCGCCGACCTTGGCGTCCATCCAGGTGAGCTGCACGCCCGGCTCGCCGGCGCGGAGCAGCCCGTCCGCCGGATCCTCGGCGATGCCGTGGCGCGTCCCGGCCCGGTGCCAGCCGACGATCTCTTCCAGGACAGGGTACAGCGCCCGCAGGAGCGCGTCGTCCCGGGTCGCCGCGTGGTAGGCGCGGATCGCCTCGACATACCAGAGGGTCGCGTCGACCGTGTTGTACTCGGGGGCCTCCCCGGCCTCGGAGAAGCGGTTGGGCAGCATCCCGCGGTCCACGAGGCGCGCGAAGGTCGCCAGGATGGGCCGGGCCACGTCGGGCCGGCCGGTGGCCAGGGTGAGCCCGGGGAGGCTGATCATGGTGTCGCGGCCCCAGTCGCCGAACCAGGGGTAGCCGGCGATCACCGACATGCCGTCGGGCACGTCGCGGAGGGGGCGCCGGACCACGAACTGGTCGGCGGCGAGCACGAGCTGCCCGACCCAGGGGGGCGCCCGCCGCGCCGCGGGGTCCACGCGCTGCCAGCGGGCGCGCAGGTCCCGCTCGTGGCCCTGGCGCCGGCGCCACGCCGCCTCACCGTCGAGGGCCGGGACCGGCTCCGCCGAGCAGACGAGCGTGACCTCCGCGCCCGGCGCCAGCACGG
This window encodes:
- a CDS encoding amylo-alpha-1,6-glucosidase; translation: MNTEEPDFADWGREVCGSLPLAETREWLCTNGIGGFASGTVAGFLTRRYHGLLVAALAPPLGRTLLVTKADESAEYDGRRFRLAANRWADGTVDPSGYREIERFRLDGTTPVWTYACADALLEKRVFMEPGANTTYVRYRVRRGRGPIALELAVLANYRDYHGSTRGPGWAMRVDAVADGLRVTAFDGARPLLVLARGAEFRPAHTWSEGFWLTREQERGLEAREDHLHVGTARAVLAPGAEVTLVCSAEPVPALDGEAAWRRRQGHERDLRARWQRVDPAARRAPPWVGQLVLAADQFVVRRPLRDVPDGMSVIAGYPWFGDWGRDTMISLPGLTLATGRPDVARPILATFARLVDRGMLPNRFSEAGEAPEYNTVDATLWYVEAIRAYHAATRDDALLRALYPVLEEIVGWHRAGTRHGIAEDPADGLLRAGEPGVQLTWMDAKVGDWVVTPRIGKPVEINALWYNALRAMAAFARRLDRDAAPWDALADRAGAGFARFWNEAAGYCYDVIDGPEGHDDSLRPNQIFAVSLPESPLEPERQRRVVEACARDLLASFGLRSLAPGHPRYRPRYEGGVLERDGAYHQGPVWGWLLGPFALAHLRVHGDPERAVGFLQPMAHHLADYGVGSLGEIFDGEPPFAPRGCIAQAWSVAETLRAWLEIARHRWRAAGTE
- a CDS encoding enoyl-CoA hydratase/isomerase family protein, producing MASDEVLLTRDGPVLTLTFNRPEARNALTWAMYERLDQACEEVDADDSIRVLVLRGAGGKAFVAGTDISQFKVFETAEAGIEYERDGDRRIERLERVTKPVIAQIQGYAVGGGFRIAAACDLRIATPEARFGVPIARTLGNCLSMEAYSTFLDLFGPSRLKELVFTARLVSAEEARGAGFVHEIVSPETIEARVAALATQIAEHAPITLRVTKEAIRRIQAQRRASGGEDLIALTYTSADFREGVRAFLEKRKPRWTGK
- a CDS encoding tripartite tricarboxylate transporter TctB family protein, which gives rise to MRRADQVAGLGLLVFAVGYAGAALRWYPYRSEIGPGPGFLPVWLGIAMAVLAMLLFVGATRSAEAGRAWLPWGKGLVRLLVVFAATGLFTALLNVVGMILGTALFLIGILRFLERYPWGQTLGIAVGIAVLNYLVFTYWLQVPFPVSLLGY
- a CDS encoding tripartite tricarboxylate transporter substrate-binding protein, translating into MKRANSIVAMILAILALMSAAAGPAVGQGKYPVRPIEVVVPYAPGGGTDNLMRMVTGIIDENKLSPVPMNVINKPGGSGAVGYSYLIGKKGNPYVVAGATPTVVSGKIEGRLPGDHRDAMTILMIVAIDELMLSVRSESKYQTIEEFVKAAKERPGQLTVGGTATNSEDHIFTYLLEKAAGIKVKYVPFNSGGEVTTALMGGHVDAAVENPNEIIAQVEAKKAKNLAVAAKQRMKDAPDIPTFKEKGYDFLWEQYRGVVGPANMGDEAVKWWQNTLRKVTETKKWQELYIKRNLLTPVTWVGEEANEYLDSLRAKYEKALTDLGAIKKP